In the genome of Massilia sp. UMI-21, the window TGCAATGGCTTTCGAAAGGATAGGGCTGGCCGTCGTTCGGCTGGACCAGCCTCACGGTACCGACAATGTCCTTGTCGAGGGTATAGGCGGCAAAATGGATCGAGCATGGGTCGTACTCGTCCGTTTCCAGGCCATTCTGGAATTCGCTGGCCTCCAGGTAATGCCGCTCGAGGCAGTAGACCTCGTAGCGCAGCTTGTAGATCTCCTTGAGCACATACGACTCCATATTCCCCTTCAACACCTGCTGGAACGAGAAGTACGGAACCAATACGTCACGCTTGCCGCCGAAACGCTGGACTAGTCGGCCGAAGAAACCACTTCGAACCGGTTCGCATTCCTGATGTTGGGTAATAGAGGTCATGGTCAGGCAAAAAAATCGTTGCAGGAAGGCGGCGGCCGAAGCCGCCGCGCATGGTTACAGTTGAAGCATCAGTGCTTTGGCATCGTCCATGGCCGCAAACGGTTTTCCGGACGCGAGCGTTTTTTCGAGTTCCTTGCGGGCGCCAGCCTTGTCGCCGGACTTGGCGAGGGCGGCTGCCAGGTGATAGCGGACGTCCTGGGCTTCCGGCGCCGCGGCGACGGCCTTGCGCAGCAGGTCCAGCCCGCGCGCCGTTTCGCCTTTTTCCACCAGGATCCAGCCCAAGGTGTCCATCACCGCCGGGGTCTGGGCGGCCAGCTTGTAGGCGCGTTCCGCAGTCGGCAGGGCGCGCGCGTCTTTTTCCTGTTGGTAGGCCCAGGCCAGGTTGTTGAGCGCCGCAGCGTTCGATGGATTGACCTTGACAAGGCTTTCCAGGCTAGCGATCGCCGGCTTGAACTGGCGCTTGGCCAGGTAGCTATCGGCAAGCAGGAGCCCGACCACCTGGTCGTTCGGGTTGGCGGCCTGGTATTTCGCCAGGCGCGCCTGGGCTTCGCCTTCCTTGCCGCTGCGCTTGAGCACTTCGCTGATCTTGACCAGGTGGCCCGGTGCCTTGCTCAGGGCATACGCCTTCTCATAAGCGGCCAGCGCCGGCGCCAGCTTCTGCTGTTTTTGCAAGAGATCGCCTTCGATCTGGAAACCGACCGGCGATTTCGGCGCATCCTTCTGGATCTGGCGCGCCAAGGCGAGGGCCTCGTCCATTTTCCCGCCGCGCATTGCCAGTTCGACCTGGGCGATGCGCGCCGGGACGAAAGTCGGGTCGAGCGCCAGCGCCCGTTTGAGGTTGTCGTCGGCGGCCGCATCGTTCTTCATCAGCGTGTTCACCGCTGCCAGGCGCATCTGCGCCAACGGCGCTTTCGGCGCGGCTGCTGCCAGCTTGCTATACGACTCGAGGGCGCCCGCGTAGTCCTTGGTCGCAATCTGTGCCTGGCCGGTCAGGTCCAGCAGGTCCGGGCTGGCCGGGTGCAGGGACAGCATCTTGCGTGCCAGCGCCAGCGCCTTGTCGGCCTGCTTGGTTTGCAGGTAATGCGTACCGAGGCTGATCGCCGGCGGGATCGCATCCGGATGTTCCGCCTGGGCTTTCTCCAGCCAGGCGGTGGCCTGGGCGGGACGGCCCTGCTGCAGTTCGAGTTCCGCCAGTGCGTTCATGGCCTGGATGTTCTTCTTGTCCTTGGCCAGCACGGCTTCGAAGCGCTTGGTGGCGCCGGCGAGGTTCTTCTCGGCGACGTCGATCCGCGCCAGGTTCGCCACGGCAGGGAAGAAGGTCGGGTTCAGCGCGACTGCTTTCTCGAAGCTGGCACGCGCGCTCTTGAGGTCTTTCTTGCCGAGGTAGACGCCGCCTTTCATGTTATGGACTGCCGGGTTGTCCGGCTGGGTCTTCTCCAGCGTCTGCACCGCCGCCAGCGCCTTGTCGAACTGGCCGCGCCGTACTTCGGCCTGCACCAGGGCGAAGCCGGCATCGGTGGACTTCGGGTCCAGCGTGGCAGCGCGTTCCAGGTCGCCGATGGCCTGGTCGACGTCGCCCTGCGCCATCCGGGACAGGCCGAGCGAGGTACGGATGCCGGCCGCCTCCGGCGCCAGGGCGCTGGCCTGTTCCAGGTAGGCCGAGGCCTTGGCGAAGTCGCGCGATTGCAGGTAGGATTGGCCGGTCAGGGCCAGCAACTGGGCGTCCTTGCCGCTGTCCTTCAGGGCCGGGGCCAGCACCGCGGTTGCTTCGGCGGGTTGGCCGGATTTCAGGAACACTTGCGCCAGCAGCTTGCGGGCATAGAGGTTCTTCGGGTCCGATTCAAGGTATTTGCGCAGGTGCTGCTCGGCCTGCTGGGTGGCGCCCAGGTTCAGCTGCACGGCGCCGGCGAGCAGGAGGCTCGGCATGTGGTCCGGAGCGACTTTCAGGATTTTTTGCAGCGAATCGCGTGCTTCGGCATGCTTTCCGCCCGTGTAGTCGAGCAAGGCCTGCGCATAAGTCACGTTCAGGTCGCCGTTCCATTGCTTCTTGGCGGCATCCAGATCCGCTTTTGCCGCGGCCAGGTCCTTGGTGCCGATGTGGACATAGGCTTTTTCGACATGGGCACTGCGGTGTCCCGGATTGATCTGCAGGACCTTGTCATAGGCGGCGAGCGCTTCCTTGGTCTTGCCCATGCCGCGCAGCATGCCGCCTTGCATCATCCAGGCATCGGTGTTGTTCGGGGCGCGGGTCGTGGCTTCTTCGATCAAACGCTTGGCACTTTCGGGGTCGTTGCTGACGACCGCATGACGCGCCAGGCCGACCAGGGCATCGCCCGAGTTCGGGTCCAGCGCCAGGGCGGCGTCGAAGGCTTCCTTCGCGCTGGCCTTATCGCCCAACAACAGGTAGGCATCGCCGCGGCGCGACAGCAGTTCGGCCGATCCCTTGGCCTTTTCCGGCGTGACTTCGTCGAGGATCTCCTTGAACTTGCCCTGCAACAGCAGGGTACGGGCGATCTGGGGCAGGGTCTTGTCTGCAGGAACCCCCAGGCTGGCAGCCTTGCGCAGTTCCTTGTCGGCCGAAGCCACGTCGCCGAGTTCGAGATACAGGTTACCCAGGCGCAGGCGCGCATCGGCGTTTTCCGGGTTTTGCGCCACGGCATTCTTAAGCTGGATCAGCGCGGCTTTGCGATCGCCTTTTTTTTCATATTGTTGCGCTTCCGCGATGAGCTCTTCCGCAGTCTGCGAGCGGCTGCAGCCAGCCATGCCCGCGCTGAGCAGGATGGCGCCGGAAACCACGGCAACGGCAAGTTGTTTCTTGGTGAGAGTACCCGGCATTGTCTTCCCTTTGATGAAGGCGCTTGCGTAAAAATTGGTTTGGGTGCAAGCGAAGTTTCCCGAGTGTTAATAATACCCCAAGGAATCCGTTGCCAACGGCATCAGCTCATCCGTATACGCAAATAGCCGACCACTGTTGCTATTGTGCGAGCTTGAGACGAAGTAACTGTTGATTTGTGGAAAGATAACAGCAGTTCGCAGCGGATGGCAGCCCCACGCCAGGGGGGATCGGCTGTCAACTATATGGATCCCGTTGCTGCTTGCGCGCCGGGTGGCCCCATCCTTTGACTGGAAGAGGCAGCTAACCCTTGCGCAAGCGGCTCAGCAGGGCTTCGACGTTGTCGCCAACGGGCAGGCCATGTCGACGTAGCAGCTGTACATGGAGGACGAGGTTTTCCAGCACCAGCTTGGCCGAAACGGCGAGCAAGGTCATCAGGCGGTCTTCGGTGCTGAAGTTTTCCATCGCACCGGCCATCTCGCACAAGTGGGACGCGACCAGTTCGCGCAGTTCGTCTTCAGGAAAGGGGAGGTCGGCAAAGTCGATCGGGTCTTCCTGTTCGACTTCGCGCATCAGTGCGGCGAGTTGTTCGGGCTGGATCGGCATGCATGCACTCCGCTGGTCAGGTAAGTTTATTCTAGGCCAGGGTGCCGAACGACGACCACGGGATTGGACAGGGTCTTCATGCAGGCGATGTGCGGACAGGCATCTCCCGTCTCATTGGTCACCCTGCGGTAAATGCATGGCGACGGTCGCGCGCAATTTGTCTGCGAAGCCGTAGAGCTCATCGATGTCATTCAGGGAAAATTTCTCTTCCGCCTTGTCAGCGCCAAAGATTCCAACAGCGAGTTTTTGCGAGTTGTTGAAGCGCAGTCGGCAAACAGGCTTTCGATTGTTATCGTCTAGCAAAATGGCGCAATAACTCAGATTGTCACGCATCACAATTCGCCTCGGGCTGACGACGTCCCGCAAAATGGAACGGACAATGTGCAGGCCCTCGATCTCCTCAGCGGTCGTAACGACTTCCGGTTCATCGTCCACACGTGGAATGATGGGTGCTGCGCTCTCTTCAGCCAGCGGGAATTCTGCCGCCATCGCGCCCTTGAGGCGGACATTGATTCGTTCCGCGAGCAGCTGCTCGAACGCGCGTTTCGTGATGTGCGTGAACTGGTCCTTGATGGTCGGTGTAAAGCGTCGGCCGCCGAGCAGGTCGTTAGCAAGCAAGCGAACGAATTCGTCCGGAGGATTGGACACCCACTCTGCCAGCCGCTCCTGAATGGCGCGTGTGTACTTCAGGTCACTGGCAGTGTTGAGGATGGTGTCGACATCAAACGAGGTCTTCGCAAACTTCTTCAGTTCCTCTACATCCCGTTCTTTGAAGTCGAGGATGTCGAACTCGAAGAACGGCGTGTCATCCATCTTGTTTGGTTGTTCGAGATCGGTGAAGAACTTGTACCTCAGGCCGTTGGTCAGCACGCCGAAGCGTGATTCGGTTACGTGGAAATACCGGAATAGCTGACCTGCGTGGTTGATATGAAGATCGGCACCGCACTTCTTGCACTCGAATAGCATAATCGGATCGCCATTGCGAAGAATCGCGTAGTCGACCTTTTCACCCTTCTTCGTCCCAATGTCGGCAACGAGCTCGGGTGTGACCTCGGTTGGGTCGAAGACGTTATAGCCGAGTAGCTGAATGAAGGGCATGACCATGGCGTTCTTGGTCGCCTCTTCTGTTTGAATCAGAGATTTAGTGCTCTGGATTCGCGTAGCAAGTGTTCGCAGCTGGTCCATCAGATCCACGGTAAAGCTCCTTCGCTAACATTTGTGCTTGAGAAACGATTACTAATGGGAACTAACTTATGTTGCGCTCGTTTTAGTTTTATTTCAACAAGTAAATGCCTGGCTCGTCTTCACTGCCCTCTTCCCGTTGAGCAAACGCGACAGTACAAACAAAAAGGCTAGTCCGAAACCGAACTAGCCTGTTGAAGCGAGCGCCGTGTGTTGCTCGGCACTTGAAGCGACACTTACATATTGCGACGGTACTGCCCGCCGACCTCGAACAGCGCGGTCGTGATCTGGCCCAGCGAGCAGACGCGCACGGCCTCCATCAGCCTGGCGAACACGTTCTCGTTGTCGATCGCGGCCTGCTGCAGGGCCGCCAGCGCGGCCGGCGCTTCGCCCGCATTGCGGCGGTGGAAGTCCTCGAGGCGGGTCAGCTGCGACTGCTTTTCGTCGTCGGTCGAACGCGCCAGCTCGATCGTTGCCGGTGCGCCGGCGCCGTTCGGATTGCGGAAGGTGTTCACGCCGATGATCGGCAGCGAGCCGTCGTGCTTCTTGTGCTCGTACAGCATCGACTCTTCCTGGATCTTGCCGCGCTGGTAGCCGGTTTCCATCGCGCCCAGCACGCCGCCGCGCTCGGCGATGCGCTCGAACTCCTGCATCACCTGCTCTTCGACCAGGTCGGTCAGTTCGTCCATGATGAACGCGCCCTGGTTCGGGTTCTCGTTCTTCGCCAGGCCCCATTCGCGGTTGATGATCAGCTGGATCGCCAGCGCGCGGCGGACCGATTCGTCGGTCGGCGTGGTGATCGCCTCATCGTAGGCGTTGGTGTGCAGCGAGTTGCAGTTGTCGTAGATCGCGATCAGCGCCTGCAGCGTGGTGCGGATGTCGTTGAAGTCGATCTCCTGCGCGTGCAGCGAGCGGCCCGAAGTCTGGATGTGGTACTTCAGCTTCTGGCTGCGCTCGTTGGCGCCGTACTTGTCGCGCATGGCGACGGCCCAGATGCGGCGCGCCACGCGGCCCAGCACCGTGTATTCCGGGTCCATGCCGTTCGAGAAGAAGAACGACAGGTTGGGCGCGAAATCATCGATGTGCATGCCGCGCGCCAGGTAGGCTTCCACAAACGTGAAGCCGTTCGACAGGGTAAAGGCCAGCTGCGAGATCGGGTTCGCGCCGGCTTCGGCGATGTGGTAGCCCGAGATCGACACCGAGTAGAAGTTGCGCACCTGGTGGTGGACAAAGTATTCCTGGATGTCGCCCATCACCTTCAGCGAGAACTCGGTGCTGAAGATGCAGGTGTTCTGGCCCTGGTCTTCCTTCAGGATGTCGGCCTGCACGGTGCCGCGCACGTTCATCAGGACCCAGTCCTTGATCTTCTGGGCTTCGTCGTCGGTCGGCTGGCGGCCGTTATCCGCCACGAACTTGTCGACCTGCTGGTCGATGGCGGTGTTCATGAACATCGCCAGGATGGTCGGGGCCGGGCCGTTGATGGTCATCGACACCGAGGTCGAGGGGCTGCACAAATCGAAACCGTCGTACAGCACCTTCATGTCGTCCAGGGTGGCGATCGACACGCCCGAGTTGCCGACCTTGCCGTAGATGTCCGGTCGCAGCGCCGGGTCGGCGCCGTACAGGGTCACCGAATCGAAGGCGGTGGACAGGCGCTTGGCGTCCATGCCGGTCGACACCAGTTTGAAGCGTTTATTCGTGCGGAAGGCGTCGCCTTCGCCCGCGAACATGCGGGTCGGGTCTTCGCCTTCGCGCTTGAAGGCGAACACGCCGGCCGTGTACGGGAAGGAGCCCGGCACGTTTTCCAGCATCAGGAAGCGCAGGACTTCGCCGTGGTCTTCGAATTTCGGCAGCGCGACCTTGCGGATCGGGTTGCCCGACAGGGTCTTTTGCACCAGGCGGGTACGGATTTCCTTGTCGCGGATTTTCACCACGTAGTCGTCGCCCGCATAGGCGGCCTGCATGTCCGGCCACATGGCCAGCAGCTTCTTGGCGCCGCCTTCCATGGCGTTTTCACGTTCGGTGATCAGGTCGTCCAACACCACATCACGGTTGGCCGCGGCCAGCATGCGCTTGGTCTCGCTCAGCTGCTGGCGCTCGCGCGCCAGTTGCACCTGCTTCTTGACGTTGCGGTGGTAGCCGCGCACGGTATCGGCGATCTCGGCCAGGTAGCGCGCGCGGCTTGGGGGCACGATCACGTTCTTGC includes:
- the prsT gene encoding PEP-CTERM system TPR-repeat protein PrsT yields the protein MPGTLTKKQLAVAVVSGAILLSAGMAGCSRSQTAEELIAEAQQYEKKGDRKAALIQLKNAVAQNPENADARLRLGNLYLELGDVASADKELRKAASLGVPADKTLPQIARTLLLQGKFKEILDEVTPEKAKGSAELLSRRGDAYLLLGDKASAKEAFDAALALDPNSGDALVGLARHAVVSNDPESAKRLIEEATTRAPNNTDAWMMQGGMLRGMGKTKEALAAYDKVLQINPGHRSAHVEKAYVHIGTKDLAAAKADLDAAKKQWNGDLNVTYAQALLDYTGGKHAEARDSLQKILKVAPDHMPSLLLAGAVQLNLGATQQAEQHLRKYLESDPKNLYARKLLAQVFLKSGQPAEATAVLAPALKDSGKDAQLLALTGQSYLQSRDFAKASAYLEQASALAPEAAGIRTSLGLSRMAQGDVDQAIGDLERAATLDPKSTDAGFALVQAEVRRGQFDKALAAVQTLEKTQPDNPAVHNMKGGVYLGKKDLKSARASFEKAVALNPTFFPAVANLARIDVAEKNLAGATKRFEAVLAKDKKNIQAMNALAELELQQGRPAQATAWLEKAQAEHPDAIPPAISLGTHYLQTKQADKALALARKMLSLHPASPDLLDLTGQAQIATKDYAGALESYSKLAAAAPKAPLAQMRLAAVNTLMKNDAAADDNLKRALALDPTFVPARIAQVELAMRGGKMDEALALARQIQKDAPKSPVGFQIEGDLLQKQQKLAPALAAYEKAYALSKAPGHLVKISEVLKRSGKEGEAQARLAKYQAANPNDQVVGLLLADSYLAKRQFKPAIASLESLVKVNPSNAAALNNLAWAYQQEKDARALPTAERAYKLAAQTPAVMDTLGWILVEKGETARGLDLLRKAVAAAPEAQDVRYHLAAALAKSGDKAGARKELEKTLASGKPFAAMDDAKALMLQL
- a CDS encoding type I restriction enzyme HsdR N-terminal domain-containing protein; translated protein: MDLMDQLRTLATRIQSTKSLIQTEEATKNAMVMPFIQLLGYNVFDPTEVTPELVADIGTKKGEKVDYAILRNGDPIMLFECKKCGADLHINHAGQLFRYFHVTESRFGVLTNGLRYKFFTDLEQPNKMDDTPFFEFDILDFKERDVEELKKFAKTSFDVDTILNTASDLKYTRAIQERLAEWVSNPPDEFVRLLANDLLGGRRFTPTIKDQFTHITKRAFEQLLAERINVRLKGAMAAEFPLAEESAAPIIPRVDDEPEVVTTAEEIEGLHIVRSILRDVVSPRRIVMRDNLSYCAILLDDNNRKPVCRLRFNNSQKLAVGIFGADKAEEKFSLNDIDELYGFADKLRATVAMHLPQGDQ
- a CDS encoding cobalamin-dependent protein (Presence of a B(12) (cobalamin)-binding domain implies dependence on cobalamin itself, in one of its several forms, or in some unusual lineages, dependence on a cobalamin-like analog.), producing MNDITPAAKLDLPEQPKLANKVRFVTAASLFDGHDASINIMRRILQSNGAEVIHLGHNRSVDEVVTAALAEDAQGIAISSYQGGHVEYFKYMIDLLRQRGGAHIKVFGGGGGVIVPSEIEELHAYGVTRIFSPEDGQRMGLVGMIRSMLETCDVDLSSYAPTSIEALKQGDIAARHRPLAQLITALENGKADEDLRKQIVEAADSIKAPVLGITGTGGAGKSSLTDELIRRIRLDQGDRLNIAVISIDPSRRKSGGALLGDRIRMNAINPWNGQARVFMRSLATREAGSEISQALPDVIAACKVAGFDLVIVETSGIGQGDAAIVPHVDTSMYVMTPEFGAASQLEKIDMLDFADFIAINKFDRKGAQDALRDVSKQYQRNRELWSRQPDEMPVYGTQASRFNDDGVTALYHGLLPKLAELGLQVEPSRLAPPSQKYSSGKNVIVPPSRARYLAEIADTVRGYHRNVKKQVQLARERQQLSETKRMLAAANRDVVLDDLITERENAMEGGAKKLLAMWPDMQAAYAGDDYVVKIRDKEIRTRLVQKTLSGNPIRKVALPKFEDHGEVLRFLMLENVPGSFPYTAGVFAFKREGEDPTRMFAGEGDAFRTNKRFKLVSTGMDAKRLSTAFDSVTLYGADPALRPDIYGKVGNSGVSIATLDDMKVLYDGFDLCSPSTSVSMTINGPAPTILAMFMNTAIDQQVDKFVADNGRQPTDDEAQKIKDWVLMNVRGTVQADILKEDQGQNTCIFSTEFSLKVMGDIQEYFVHHQVRNFYSVSISGYHIAEAGANPISQLAFTLSNGFTFVEAYLARGMHIDDFAPNLSFFFSNGMDPEYTVLGRVARRIWAVAMRDKYGANERSQKLKYHIQTSGRSLHAQEIDFNDIRTTLQALIAIYDNCNSLHTNAYDEAITTPTDESVRRALAIQLIINREWGLAKNENPNQGAFIMDELTDLVEEQVMQEFERIAERGGVLGAMETGYQRGKIQEESMLYEHKKHDGSLPIIGVNTFRNPNGAGAPATIELARSTDDEKQSQLTRLEDFHRRNAGEAPAALAALQQAAIDNENVFARLMEAVRVCSLGQITTALFEVGGQYRRNM